One window of the Halobacillus litoralis genome contains the following:
- a CDS encoding multi antimicrobial extrusion protein MatE produces the protein MNARKGQLTYKKLSGFFIPLGFSASLTSITHVIINGTLSRGENAAFIIACYAVAFALFGIIERPIIVFRQTCSALVKDVRSFKVLSLFMVVPMVIIIVFSLIMAFSSLGDWVYMNLFNADANMVDTISDTFAIILFVIIFSGIRGLYQGVIINNLETKWLTIMVVIRLIIMFLVAYLFVYFDYITSLSGAILFLVGMFIECAISVWKGHGILKFSFPEKETNLKKGEIAKFYLPLVFYFVIQTILVPIIYVFLAKTHNIEMGIASFALAFSITQMLLSFFMYTHQLVLQMYEVNKQKVIRFIIFLSLLPTLALVILCYTPVGMWFMGEVMGADEELAMTTIVVMKFFIIKTLVFPWVDFLNGYLMLHRKTKRMAVAQIVNLVTVIVTVSMLVTFFPSWNGVNGSIAASLGELVALVIVLSIVMRMSARNKSPLRETS, from the coding sequence TTGAATGCCAGAAAAGGTCAATTAACCTACAAGAAACTTAGTGGTTTTTTCATCCCTTTAGGGTTTTCGGCAAGTTTGACCTCTATTACTCATGTCATCATAAATGGAACGCTCAGCCGCGGTGAAAATGCAGCTTTCATCATTGCTTGTTATGCGGTGGCTTTTGCTTTATTCGGTATCATTGAAAGGCCGATTATCGTCTTCAGACAGACCTGCTCGGCACTCGTGAAAGATGTCCGATCGTTCAAAGTTCTTTCCCTGTTTATGGTCGTGCCAATGGTGATTATCATTGTTTTCAGTTTGATCATGGCCTTCAGTTCACTCGGGGATTGGGTTTATATGAACTTATTCAACGCAGATGCGAACATGGTTGATACGATCTCAGATACTTTTGCGATTATATTGTTTGTCATTATTTTTTCTGGAATTCGCGGGCTTTATCAAGGTGTGATCATCAACAATTTGGAAACGAAGTGGTTGACTATCATGGTGGTGATCCGCCTTATCATCATGTTCCTCGTGGCGTATTTGTTTGTCTATTTTGACTATATTACTAGTTTAAGCGGCGCCATCTTGTTTTTGGTAGGGATGTTTATAGAGTGTGCCATCAGTGTCTGGAAAGGGCATGGCATTTTAAAGTTTTCATTTCCTGAAAAAGAAACGAATTTAAAAAAGGGGGAAATTGCAAAATTTTATTTGCCTCTCGTTTTCTATTTTGTCATTCAAACAATTCTGGTGCCGATCATTTATGTGTTTCTGGCTAAAACCCATAACATTGAGATGGGTATCGCTTCGTTCGCTCTTGCTTTCAGTATCACCCAAATGTTGTTGAGTTTTTTCATGTACACCCACCAGCTTGTCCTGCAGATGTATGAAGTGAATAAACAGAAAGTCATCCGATTCATCATTTTTCTCAGTCTGTTGCCAACGTTAGCTTTAGTCATATTGTGTTATACACCTGTCGGAATGTGGTTCATGGGAGAAGTGATGGGGGCTGATGAGGAACTAGCCATGACGACGATCGTTGTCATGAAGTTTTTCATTATCAAAACATTGGTCTTCCCCTGGGTGGATTTCTTGAATGGGTATTTGATGTTGCACCGGAAGACGAAACGGATGGCTGTGGCGCAAATCGTGAACTTGGTTACAGTGATTGTTACTGTATCGATGCTTGTTACTTTTTTCCCTTCCTGGAATGGGGTGAACGGTTCCATCGCAGCTTCCCTGGGTGAATTGGTCGCTTTAGTCATCGTGCTCAGCATTGTTATGAGAATGAGCGCCCGGAATAAATCCCCCTTACGTGAAACGAGCTAA
- a CDS encoding response regulator transcription factor: MYKILLVDDEVNILEGIAAIVDWESCGTELSAKAQHGQMAFEIIMDQQPDIVVTDIKMPGLNGVQLIRKVHEIYPEIRFIVLSGHDEFEFAKTAMECNVKHYLLKPSNEQKIEKAVKEVVDDLDEEQARQAFLENMSEHLKKVMPKAKEQFLKDYITNKKYGVKDWEYYSQLFEIDTDTKEFYLLVIEMEDSYEYEHLLALKKIMVEEVGETYIPLETTIGDKIVILVELPSREVIIDKVKGAKQSFHSFYPMDYTVAISDLGSISQLRHLYNETLHCLTQRFYVSGGSIITPQDIKKDRSSMEELQYDHEDLIFAIRSGNQEVVQQYLDDFFSEVWKEKYAVSLFRSHCLELFMSMIRQADRKQMDDYFRQVILFQEYEKFHEMRSFIEKTANEISQYHYERTKQTQSTIINRVVEFVERNLADEDLSLSHIATEVLYMNSDYLGKLFKKEKGERFSSFLINRRIEKAIELFELSNQVKIFEVAEAVGFGNNPRYFGQVFKKHTGSTPSNYMKKEYKNL, from the coding sequence GTGTATAAAATTTTGTTAGTCGATGATGAGGTGAATATTTTAGAAGGAATTGCAGCAATAGTAGATTGGGAATCCTGTGGGACAGAGTTGTCCGCTAAGGCTCAACATGGGCAGATGGCTTTTGAAATCATTATGGATCAACAACCGGATATTGTTGTGACAGATATTAAAATGCCAGGATTGAATGGGGTTCAACTAATTCGGAAAGTCCACGAGATCTATCCTGAAATAAGGTTCATCGTTCTCTCCGGTCATGACGAATTCGAATTCGCGAAGACAGCGATGGAGTGCAATGTTAAACATTACTTGCTGAAGCCTAGTAATGAACAGAAAATAGAGAAAGCTGTAAAGGAAGTCGTGGATGATCTAGACGAAGAGCAAGCCAGACAGGCGTTTCTGGAAAATATGAGTGAGCATTTAAAGAAAGTCATGCCTAAGGCGAAGGAACAATTTTTGAAAGATTACATTACAAATAAGAAATATGGTGTGAAAGATTGGGAGTATTACAGTCAACTGTTTGAGATAGATACAGATACTAAGGAATTTTATTTATTAGTCATAGAGATGGAAGATTCCTATGAATATGAACACTTGTTAGCTTTGAAAAAAATCATGGTGGAAGAAGTCGGTGAGACCTATATTCCCTTAGAAACGACTATCGGCGATAAGATTGTCATCCTTGTTGAATTGCCTTCACGGGAGGTCATTATCGATAAAGTGAAAGGTGCTAAACAATCGTTCCACAGCTTTTATCCGATGGACTATACGGTGGCCATCAGTGATTTAGGAAGTATAAGTCAGCTGAGACATTTATATAACGAGACGCTCCATTGCCTCACCCAGCGCTTTTACGTATCGGGTGGAAGTATCATTACTCCACAGGACATAAAAAAAGATCGATCAAGCATGGAGGAACTTCAATACGACCATGAAGATTTGATTTTTGCTATTCGAAGTGGAAACCAAGAGGTGGTGCAACAATACTTAGATGATTTTTTCAGCGAAGTCTGGAAAGAAAAATATGCTGTCAGCCTCTTCAGATCACACTGTTTAGAATTGTTCATGTCGATGATTCGTCAAGCGGATCGTAAACAGATGGACGATTACTTCAGACAAGTCATCCTGTTTCAGGAATATGAGAAGTTCCATGAGATGAGGAGTTTCATCGAAAAAACTGCGAACGAAATTTCTCAGTACCATTATGAACGGACAAAACAAACGCAAAGTACGATAATCAATCGAGTGGTCGAATTTGTTGAAAGAAACCTTGCGGATGAAGACTTGTCATTATCTCATATTGCAACGGAAGTACTTTATATGAATTCCGACTACTTAGGGAAACTCTTTAAAAAAGAAAAAGGAGAGAGGTTCTCCAGCTTCTTGATCAACCGCCGAATTGAAAAAGCGATTGAACTATTTGAACTTTCAAATCAAGTGAAAATATTTGAAGTAGCTGAAGCGGTAGGTTTCGGTAATAATCCAAGGTATTTCGGGCAAGTTTTCAAAAAACATACAGGATCGACTCCTTCAAACTATATGAAGAAAGAGTATAAAAACTTATAG
- a CDS encoding cache domain-containing sensor histidine kinase — MKPFNSNFRIKNKIFSVSLLLLMIFGLLGLVTFQYFTSSYEKRIYEESADMLQLSSSIVDKELNMIEDLSFQVSTDSIIQNYLKTINENRYSFESYDTKMKLLERMLSYASTRKYIASMQIIDLHGQKHTTGFDTSLENDRGKIGRVLSGSKGSNVWTKIEGENGISSARQIRKKANLSLQNIGTLIISIDMDTFVDETLNFSPENKDMVITSMHEIFYQSNDSEWEMSDFSNENNGSGYMVESIDGKEYLLTYSHSNFSQLTYHHLLPYGDIKKQTNAIKIIMIVCFLLMLTLTILLSRRAANNISKPLEALSSQMEKVQKGDFSESALPKEYYNDEIGELHDNFRLMLNRINELIKENYTKQLMIQETEYKALQAQINPHFLYNTLDSINWMAKINKQEKISVMADALGNMMRNIISKKAPMITIKEELEIVRNYITIQKYRYEHRLNFSLDISEVYEDSLIPKLSIQPIVENAIQHGLEEMIDECRIHLKISEVNDGLEIVVSDNGPGIEEDQLGGIYRGEIRSKSSGIGLNNINERIKMMFGDEYGLTIDSEVGVGTRVSIQLPLKAE; from the coding sequence ATGAAACCTTTTAATAGCAATTTCAGAATAAAAAATAAGATTTTCTCCGTCTCTCTTTTATTATTGATGATTTTCGGACTTTTAGGGCTGGTTACCTTTCAATATTTTACCTCTTCCTATGAAAAAAGAATATATGAGGAATCGGCTGACATGTTGCAATTATCGTCTTCAATCGTGGATAAGGAATTAAATATGATTGAAGATTTATCTTTTCAGGTAAGCACCGATTCAATCATTCAAAACTATTTGAAAACAATCAATGAAAATCGTTACAGTTTTGAATCCTATGATACCAAGATGAAATTGTTAGAACGTATGCTTTCCTACGCATCTACCAGAAAATATATCGCTTCCATGCAGATTATTGATTTACATGGTCAAAAACATACGACGGGATTTGACACTTCGTTAGAAAATGATAGAGGGAAAATCGGAAGAGTTCTTTCCGGCAGTAAAGGATCGAATGTTTGGACAAAAATAGAAGGGGAGAATGGAATTTCTTCTGCCCGCCAAATCCGAAAGAAAGCGAATCTAAGTTTGCAAAACATTGGTACATTGATCATTTCAATCGATATGGATACCTTTGTCGATGAGACACTCAACTTTTCTCCGGAAAATAAAGATATGGTCATTACGAGTATGCATGAGATTTTCTATCAAAGTAACGATAGTGAATGGGAAATGAGTGATTTTTCCAACGAGAATAATGGCAGCGGTTACATGGTGGAATCCATTGATGGAAAAGAATATCTTCTTACTTATTCTCATTCTAATTTTTCGCAGCTGACTTATCACCATTTACTTCCATATGGAGATATCAAAAAGCAGACGAATGCAATCAAAATAATCATGATCGTCTGTTTCTTACTTATGTTGACCTTGACGATCCTCCTAAGCAGAAGAGCAGCTAACAATATATCGAAACCGTTGGAGGCGCTTTCATCCCAGATGGAAAAAGTCCAGAAAGGAGATTTCAGCGAATCTGCACTGCCTAAAGAATACTATAATGATGAAATTGGAGAGTTACACGATAATTTCAGGTTGATGCTGAATAGAATCAATGAACTGATTAAAGAGAATTATACAAAGCAATTAATGATTCAAGAAACAGAATATAAAGCATTGCAAGCACAAATTAATCCTCATTTCTTATACAACACACTGGATTCTATCAATTGGATGGCAAAAATCAACAAGCAAGAAAAAATATCAGTGATGGCTGATGCTCTTGGAAATATGATGAGAAATATCATTAGTAAAAAAGCACCGATGATCACAATTAAAGAAGAGCTGGAAATCGTTCGGAATTATATCACCATTCAAAAATACAGGTATGAACACCGACTGAATTTCTCACTCGATATTTCAGAAGTCTACGAAGACAGCCTGATACCAAAACTATCTATCCAACCAATCGTAGAGAATGCAATCCAACACGGTTTGGAAGAAATGATTGATGAATGCCGCATCCATTTGAAAATTTCAGAAGTCAACGATGGTCTGGAAATTGTTGTGAGCGATAATGGACCTGGAATCGAAGAGGATCAATTAGGGGGCATCTATCGAGGAGAAATCCGTTCAAAAAGCTCAGGAATCGGACTGAATAATATCAATGAACGTATCAAAATGATGTTTGGAGATGAATATGGGTTAACGATTGACAGTGAAGTAGGGGTGGGAACGAGAGTCAGCATACAATTACCTTTGAAGGCGGAGTGA